The genomic interval CGTGGAAGTCGGCGAGGCACTGCGCGACTTCGAGGGCGTGCTATCCGGACTGCCGGCTTATCGCGGCAGCACCGCGCTGCTCGGCACAACAAACCGCGTCATCGAATCGTCCGGGCAGTAAGCTATGGAGCAACGCGTCCTTATTCTTGCGCCGTTCGGCCGCGACGCCGATGTGATTGCCGAAGTGCTGCACAAAGATAAGCGCCTCTGCGTGGCATGCCGCGATGCCGACACGCTCACCGCGGCACTGGACGCCGGTGCGGGCAGCGCGTTGATCGCCGAGGAGGCGCTCGCGGGCAATCATGCGGCCCGCTTGTTCGACTGGCTCGAACAGCAGCCGGCGTGGTCGGATTTCCCGTTTATTCTGCTCGCCGCCTCACGCCTCGGACATCGCTCCGAACGCGGCCTCGAAGTGCTTGAACGGCTCGGCAACGTGGTCGTGCTTGAACGGCCGCTGAATTCGGAGACGCTGCGGCGCGCGGTGGCGTCGTCGTTGCGCGCACGCGCGCGGCAATACGAATCGCGCCGCCATCTGGCCGAGCGGATCGAAGCGCAAGAGGCGCTGGTGCAATTGAACGACTCGCTGGAAAGCCGTATTGCCGAACGCACTCAGGAACTGGCCTCCGCCAACAACCGCCTGATGATGGAAATTCACGAGCGCGCCAAAGTCCAGGCGGTGCTGGTGCAATCGCAGAAGATGGAAGCGCTCGGGCAACTCACCGGCGGCATCGCGCACGACTTCAATAATCTGCTGAACGTCATCATGGTCAACGCGGAACTGATCGCGCGAGTGAGCAGCGATGAGCGCCTTCGCGGCATGGCCGCCACCGTCAAACGCGCGACCCAACGCGGCGCGAAACTGACGGGACAGTTGCTGACTTTCTCGCGCAACAGCAACCTCGATCTGAAAGCGGTAGACGTAGTAGCGTTGCTGCAAGGCATGCGCGACATCATCACCGTGTCGCTCGGCTCGAGCATCCGTTATACCAACGAGTTCGATGGCGATGAGATGTGGACTCAGGCCGACGCCAATCAACTCGAACTGGCCATTCTCAACCTCGCCATCAACGCGCGCGATGCGATGCCGGGCGGCGGCCAGCTCGGCATTCGCGTGAGGCAGCGCGAGGCGCCCGATCAGACACTCGCTGAGGGCCGCTACGTGGTGGTCGAAGTCGCCGATACCGGCTCGGGTGTGCCGCCCGATGTGGTGTCGCGCGTGTTCGATCCGTTCTTCACCACCAAGCCGATCGGCAAGGGCACGGGACTCGGCTTGAGCCAGGTCTACGGCATTGCGAGGCAGGCCGGCGGCACCGCGCGTCTGTTTAGCGAGGAAGGCGTGGGCACCACTGTCGAGCTCTGGTTGCCGTTGCGCGAACGCGTGGCGCCGCAGGCCGAGGCGGCGTCGGATGCCGAAGCAAACGTGGTCGGCGAAAAGCGGGTGCTGGTGGTCGAAGACGACAGCGAGGTGCGCGCCATGCTGGTCGAGTCGCTAAGAATGCTTGGCTACACCGTGACCGAAGCCGCCGACGGACGCACAGGCCTGAACCGCTTGCAGGACGACAACCCAGACTTGCTGATGGTGGACTTCGCGATGCCCGGCATGAACGGGATCGATGTGATCGCCGAGGCGCGCAAGATGCGCGAGGATTTGCCGGTGATCCTTGCAACGGGTTATGCGGACGTGGACATCTCCGGGCTGGCGGTGAAGCGCTGCACGATTTTACGCAAGCCATTCCAGCTGGACGATCTGGCGCGCACGGTCAGACTCGGGCTCGCGGCCTGAGTCACGCGGACCTAACGAACCCGCGCGCATGTCAATGCGCGCGGGTTGCGCCGCACCGCCATAAAAAATTCCGGAATCAATAGTTTGCTAACGAATTTTTTGCAAATACAATACCGGCCATGTCGAATCTCGATATCTTGCGCCGGACAGTCAGCAGCACCCTGGTCGTCGCCGCCCGAAAATGGCGACGCACGAGCCATGGCGTGCTGGCAACCTTCAATGTCTCTGAGGCGTGCGCCACGCCGCTCCTGACCGCCAGCCGGCTCGGCTCGGCCGTGCGCCAGGTCACGCTCGCCGATCACATTGGTATTGAAGGGCCCTCGCTCGTGCGGCTGCTCGATCAACTGTGCGCCGCGGGCCTGATGCGTCGCGACGAAGACCCCGAAGACCGGCGCGCGAAAACCGTGGTACTCACCGAAGAAGGCCGCGCCGTCACCGCGAAAATGGAAGAAGAACTGGTCACGCTGCGGGCGCAAGCGTTAAAAGGCGTCTCGCGCAGCGATCTCGAAGCGACCTTGCGCGTGCTCGCCGCATTCACGGCCGACGCCGCCGAGCGCGCCGAGCAGAACAACGATCGCAGCGGCGAGCCGGCGTAACGGTCGATGGTCTACCCTTCCCTTCGCGACTGGCTGTTTTCGGTCAAGACATTTGCCGCGGCGATGATCGCGCTCTACATCGGCCTCGCGCTCGAACTGCCGCGGCCTTATTGGGCGATGGCCACCGTCTACATCGTGTCGAATCCGTTTGTGGGCGCGACGCGCTCCAAGGCGCTCTATCGTGCGCTCGGCACCATGCTCGGCGCTTCGGCAGCGGTGCTGCTGGTGCCGCCCTTCGTCGAATCGCCCTATCTGTTCAGCGTGATCGTGGCGCTCTGGACCGGCACGATGCTGTATCTGGCCGTCTCCGATCGCACCGCGCGCAGCTACGTGTTCCTGCTGGCCGGTTATACGATGCCGATCATCGCGCTGCCCTCGGTGACCAATCCGGGCGGCGTGTTCGATCTCGCGGTCAGCCGTACCGAGGAGATCACGCTCGGCATTGTCTGCGCGAGCATTGTCGGCAGCGCGCTGTTTCCAAGCCGGCTTGCGCCCACGATCATCAAACAGACCGACGCATGGTTTCGCGACGCCGCGTTCTACGCAACCGAAACGCTCTCCGGCCGGCTTGCCGGCTCGGCCATTTCGGGTGCGCGGCAACGCATCGCGGCCACCATCAACGGCCTTGAATTGCTGCTCAGCCAACTGGCCTACGATCACACGCGGCCCGACATACTGGCGCGCGCGCATGAACTGCGCGGGCGCATGCAGTTGCTGCTGCCCATCATGTCCTCGCTCGCCGATCCGCTGATCGCGCTCTACAACAGCGGCCGGCAGACGTGGCCCGAAGGGCTGGAAAGCCTGCTCGCCGACGTCATCAAATGGTTCAACGAGCCGATGCCCGCCGTGAGCGAGGGCTATCACCCGGACCGGACGGCCGACGCATTGCGCGAGCGCATCGCGGCGATGCAACCGCCGCCGTCCGCGCTCGCGGGCTGGGATGGCGCGCTGCTCTCGAACGCGTTGTGGCGCATGAAGCAGGTGATCGATGTCTGGCAGGACTGCCGCTCGCTGCGCATCATCATCACGCGGGAAGAAGGCTCGTGGCGTCCGCGCTTCCGCCATTGGCGGCTGGGCGGCACGGAGCGCTTCTACGATCGCGGCATCATGCTGTTCTCGACCGGCACGGCTGCGGCGGCCGTGGTTCTTGCGTGCAGTTTATGGATCGGCTCGGGCTGGAACGACGGAGCGAGCGCCGTCACGCTCGCGGCCGTGGCATGCTGCTTCTTCGCGGCGCTCGACGAGCCCGCGCCGTTCATCTTCCGCTTCTTCGTGGCGACCGCCATTAGCGTGGTGGCGGCGGGCGTCTATCTGTTCGTCGTGCTGCCGCATGTGCATGACTTTCCCATGCTGGTGATCATGTTCGCCGCGCCGTTCATCTTCGTCGGCACGCTGATTCCACGCCCGCAGTTCAACCTCGCCACGGTGCTGGTCGCCGTGAACACGGCCACCTTCATCAGCATTCAGGATGCTTACGACGCCAACTTCCTGGTGTTCCTGAACAGCAACATCGCAGGCCTCGCCGGCTTGCTCTACGCGTATCTGTGGACGCGCGCAACGCGGCCGTTCGGCGCCGAACTCGCGGCGGCCCGTCTGTTGCGTTCGAGCTGGGCCGACGTGGCGCTCACGGCGTCGACACGGCCGATAGAAGATCCGCGCAATCTCGCCGCGCGCATGCTCGACCGCCTGATGCAACTGATCCCGCGCCTTGCCGCGACGGATGACCATCGTCATCCGTCGATCGAAAGCTTTCGCGATCTGCGCATCGCCTTCAACGCACTCGATCTGCGCCGCCTGACCCACAAGCTGGGCGGCGACGCGCCGGCCGCGATCGATCACGTGCTCGACGACGTGCGGCAGTACTATGAAAGCTGCGTGGATCGCCGCAAGCGCGAGCCGGTGCCGGAGAGCCTGATGTCGTCGATCGACGCCGCCGTGGCGCGCGTGACGGCACAAGGGCTCGCCAACGCAGGGGCGCCGAGCGCGACCTCGCAAACGTCGGCGCGCCGGTTGCGCGAGGCTCTGCACGCGCTGGTCGGCTTGCGTCTTTCGCTGTTTCCGGCCACGCTGACGCAACCCGCGCCGCCCGAACCGGAGGCCGCTGCCTGATGCGCTCATGCCGTCGCCCATTTCCTTTCCTCTTGCCCACCTCCCGCGATGATCGGTGAAATCGATATCTTCGGCGTGTTCGTGCCGGCCGTGCTCGTGCTGATGTTGATCGCGTATCTGATCAACCTGGCCGTTCGCACGGTGCTCGCGCGCGTCGGCTTTTACCGCTTCGTCTGGCATCGCTCCATCTTCGATCTCGGCATCTATGTGCTGGTGCTGGGCCTTGTCGTCGTCGTTTCGCACAGACTAATAACGTGAAAAAAACCTGGTTCTCCGTCGGTCAAATTCTGCTGACCCTGATCGTCGTCGTCGCCGCGGCCCTCGTGCTGTGGAAACTGGTTGGCTACTACATGTTCGCGCCGTGGACTCGCGACGGACACGTGCGCGCCGACGTGATCCAGGTCGCACCGGACATCTCGGGACTGATTACGTCCGTCGACGTAGTGGACAACCAGCAGGTCAAGCAAGGCCAGGTGCTGTTCGTGATCGATCAGGCCCGCTACACGCTCGCGCTGCGCCAGGCGCAGGCCACCGCGCAACAACGTCGTGCCACGCTCGATCAGGCGCGCCGCGAAGACGCGCGTAATCGCAAGCTCGGCAACCTGGTCGCGGCGGAGGTGTCGGAAGAAAGCCGCTCGCGCGTCGAGACTGGGGAAGCCGCGCTCGCCGACGCGAACGTAGCGATCGACACCGCGAAGCTGAATCTGCAACGCGCCACGATCATGAGTCCGGTCGACGGTTATCTGAACGACCGCGCGCCGCGCGTCGGCGAATATGTCGCGGCGGGGCGCGCGGTGGTCGCGGTGGTCGATATGCATTCGTTCCGCGTCGACGGGTATTTCGAGGAAACCAAGCTGCGTGGCATCGACATCGGCCAGCCGGTCGATATCAAGGTGATGGGCGAACCGGCGGTGTTGCGCGGACATGTGCAGAGTATCGTCGCCGCAATCGAGGATCGGGACCGCACGCAAGGTTCGAATCTGCTGCCGAATGTGAATCCGGCTTTC from Paraburkholderia phytofirmans PsJN carries:
- a CDS encoding ATP-binding protein produces the protein MEQRVLILAPFGRDADVIAEVLHKDKRLCVACRDADTLTAALDAGAGSALIAEEALAGNHAARLFDWLEQQPAWSDFPFILLAASRLGHRSERGLEVLERLGNVVVLERPLNSETLRRAVASSLRARARQYESRRHLAERIEAQEALVQLNDSLESRIAERTQELASANNRLMMEIHERAKVQAVLVQSQKMEALGQLTGGIAHDFNNLLNVIMVNAELIARVSSDERLRGMAATVKRATQRGAKLTGQLLTFSRNSNLDLKAVDVVALLQGMRDIITVSLGSSIRYTNEFDGDEMWTQADANQLELAILNLAINARDAMPGGGQLGIRVRQREAPDQTLAEGRYVVVEVADTGSGVPPDVVSRVFDPFFTTKPIGKGTGLGLSQVYGIARQAGGTARLFSEEGVGTTVELWLPLRERVAPQAEAASDAEANVVGEKRVLVVEDDSEVRAMLVESLRMLGYTVTEAADGRTGLNRLQDDNPDLLMVDFAMPGMNGIDVIAEARKMREDLPVILATGYADVDISGLAVKRCTILRKPFQLDDLARTVRLGLAA
- a CDS encoding MarR family winged helix-turn-helix transcriptional regulator, with translation MSNLDILRRTVSSTLVVAARKWRRTSHGVLATFNVSEACATPLLTASRLGSAVRQVTLADHIGIEGPSLVRLLDQLCAAGLMRRDEDPEDRRAKTVVLTEEGRAVTAKMEEELVTLRAQALKGVSRSDLEATLRVLAAFTADAAERAEQNNDRSGEPA
- a CDS encoding FUSC family protein, with product MVYPSLRDWLFSVKTFAAAMIALYIGLALELPRPYWAMATVYIVSNPFVGATRSKALYRALGTMLGASAAVLLVPPFVESPYLFSVIVALWTGTMLYLAVSDRTARSYVFLLAGYTMPIIALPSVTNPGGVFDLAVSRTEEITLGIVCASIVGSALFPSRLAPTIIKQTDAWFRDAAFYATETLSGRLAGSAISGARQRIAATINGLELLLSQLAYDHTRPDILARAHELRGRMQLLLPIMSSLADPLIALYNSGRQTWPEGLESLLADVIKWFNEPMPAVSEGYHPDRTADALRERIAAMQPPPSALAGWDGALLSNALWRMKQVIDVWQDCRSLRIIITREEGSWRPRFRHWRLGGTERFYDRGIMLFSTGTAAAAVVLACSLWIGSGWNDGASAVTLAAVACCFFAALDEPAPFIFRFFVATAISVVAAGVYLFVVLPHVHDFPMLVIMFAAPFIFVGTLIPRPQFNLATVLVAVNTATFISIQDAYDANFLVFLNSNIAGLAGLLYAYLWTRATRPFGAELAAARLLRSSWADVALTASTRPIEDPRNLAARMLDRLMQLIPRLAATDDHRHPSIESFRDLRIAFNALDLRRLTHKLGGDAPAAIDHVLDDVRQYYESCVDRRKREPVPESLMSSIDAAVARVTAQGLANAGAPSATSQTSARRLREALHALVGLRLSLFPATLTQPAPPEPEAAA
- a CDS encoding DUF1656 domain-containing protein, giving the protein MIGEIDIFGVFVPAVLVLMLIAYLINLAVRTVLARVGFYRFVWHRSIFDLGIYVLVLGLVVVVSHRLIT
- a CDS encoding efflux RND transporter periplasmic adaptor subunit; amino-acid sequence: MKKTWFSVGQILLTLIVVVAAALVLWKLVGYYMFAPWTRDGHVRADVIQVAPDISGLITSVDVVDNQQVKQGQVLFVIDQARYTLALRQAQATAQQRRATLDQARREDARNRKLGNLVAAEVSEESRSRVETGEAALADANVAIDTAKLNLQRATIMSPVDGYLNDRAPRVGEYVAAGRAVVAVVDMHSFRVDGYFEETKLRGIDIGQPVDIKVMGEPAVLRGHVQSIVAAIEDRDRTQGSNLLPNVNPAFSWVRLAQRIPVRVALDEVPADFRMIAGRTATVSVRDLSPGGKKHPDAGASGAVAASSSASAVSTGSAASAAQPASAAVSSSGASQ